From the Lathyrus oleraceus cultivar Zhongwan6 chromosome 3, CAAS_Psat_ZW6_1.0, whole genome shotgun sequence genome, the window ACTAATTCATAACAGAAAAATAAACCAACCTGCAATGTAACTAACTAATAGAACCTCCTCTCAAATCTCTCCAATCCCCTAACAGAATTCAAAAAAACTGTAACAACCTCTTCAACCTCTAACCGCCTCAACAAACTCCAACTGGGAAATGAAAACACTTTTTATCATAACTCACAGAGGTGACCAAAGAGGCCAACCCTCACTTATCTCAATCCAATCACCCTCTCAATAGAACCAACCTAACTGAATTCATCTTCATCTTTTCTCAACCATTTTCCAACGACCTGTAACAAACAGAAGCATCAGAAGAAAAGAGGAAGTCAGAATAGTAGCAGAAGAAGAGACAAAATTGACAAAAGCACATAACAGCACAAAGAAATTCCAGAAGCATCAAATAGCAAAAAAAAACGGAATTGAACAAGAAGCTAAAATAATTTTCAAATTAGATTCAGTGTTTCATTCTTCATCATTCAACCACATGCACAATTCGACACGCCGAAGAACAAATCAACGCACAACAATAACATCCAATGAAAAGCGGACACACAAGGAAAAGAGAACATTGAAACCTGAAACTTTGAATTGGTAAATTCAATAATTTCATATCGATCTCGCCTTCTTTGATTTTGTGCAAGCACGAAGATGTATTGAACTTTGATTAGTTATGGTAGAATTCCTGAGCTGGATTTTGAGATTCGCTTACTGAGCATGGACGGACGCATGAACCTGGTGCGTCACCGACATTGAGTTCTTCGCATTTCGTCTTGGCACCGTTGAAGAAATCTGAACATGAGTGTGTGTTTATGTGAACATGAGAAGCGGGTCCTGGGTTGCATATGTTTGAACCCGAGTGCAAGACTTGGGGTTTGAGCCTCTTTGGCCCAATCAATCCGCTTACCACACCTCCATCCAATTATCACAACCCCGACCCATAATCTCAATGTTTTGTTTATTAATCCATCATTTCTTGCCTAATGATGATTAATTATTGTTAATCCCAGTTATCGTTAATCTTGATCATTGTTTTGCTGATTTTATTaggattagttttttttcttgAGTTTTGACAATTAGAAATTAACATGGTTTTTGATGAATTATGATTAATAAGGATTAGATTTTAGTTAGAATAATTAGTTAGAAATTAAGTCTAATCAATTTCCTTTTCATTCTCTTATGATGTATTGTGTGGATCCATTCCCCCATTTTGGGTTGAATGCTCCCCCACCCCATGATCATGTAATAGCGTAGATTTATTGCTTTCTAGTTAATTCACCATGCATGCTAATAACaaagataaaatacaaaacgATAAACAAAGCATTTCGAAAGAAACAAAAAgtacttgattcaacgtcaagttatttttcgaataaaactcacaccatttCAATGTGAATATTTGATCTAACGTCAAGTATTACCCATCTGTTTCATGATCCATTATATCATCTCTCCTCCATTTTATTCTCAACCTTATTATATCTCTCACTCCCATTAATAACTCACACTTTTAATAATAAATTGAACcacttgatccaacatcaagttcCTTTTtaaaaaccattttcataacaaatCAGAATGCAAAATGGGGTGTACGTgcttgtacacaacattcaagtgCTTGGGTTGTCGGCCATACCTAGCCTGAGGACCctctaagaccccaattttgaccctaagatccctcatggcatcataacattgcatttgcattgccacaaggatctttagcatcttggtcccctttgcctttgggtgggactccttgtgattggtttgagatcacccagcatgcttgaattatacatcattgtttctcttactattgtttactaaccaaaagcacaaaaatgtgtcactaacatcttttgtttgaagcttgagtatcattcaagacactttgtgggttctatttagatgatcagtcaacacaagggaatggcttgagatacttccaacaggttcaaatggggtctattcgtcagtcaaaacgttaatcttgaaggagcaaaagtttgttcatgagctgtcatgctcgctagacgagcagaatgggtcgcctagcgagtcccaagaaaagccaccagaatcacctacgctaGGAGAAGCCCACATGtttaaaaaaaaagaacgaaaaaaaaacaaaaacaaaagaaaaacaaaaaaaataaaaaataaaataaaaaaataaaaaataaaataaataaaatataaaattttggacttgggcctctctcatttaagcccacaggtccacaaaaatcaggttataaattcagagtttcaatgaaacaaaattcaattctattcctattaccctggcagggagAAAGATAatgagagaagagctaacagagttcagagcaacctccagagactgaagggaactcatcagcaaagaaccaattccctctcatataaaccctcagattgctttgcaaacccaaccgggaaattcaatttcattcgatctctccagtcaagtttgcccttatccccattactctacgcttttaatttgaatgctctgaatgtatgaggtattatgggtgaatttgatacccttttgaggcatgtgtttgacaagaggtttaggcctcctacccttggttgctttttgtgaattttaatggcatgattcatgtggttacattttgatttaggggcaactctggattaccctatcttgtttctctaacctgtttgttgagttttttttgtgagggatcacatgactcttgcagagatggcttgcctggtgttccactttatttgtgggagaccacctggaggtttattccgattacctgtactgactcactttctttgatggtgctagcttgagagatctctgggtttcttattcctttatttgctgttgcttcggatctttatccgtgtggtagatctcttaaccccctttatctttcccgcattttactactttttcCCTAAAtacctccatgaagaggcaattgacggataaaaaGGATCAATAATCAAttccccgttattcagtgcgtcgttctttaagatcacactacgtgtcgatgcttcagaacaaaaaccccagatcttttgtccggtcagtcagtggagaaGGTTCCACCTTTAtgaacccccactttttgtcatgagctcaccttgtacagggttaagagctatgaggtcttatcctcattaccccttttgcatgagcgttcctaaaaccccaaacaactcattgatttttcttctcctaagaacacgttatctccttctactacaggcgagtaagtctccaaaggtcgagcatccggtagattgcgtagtaacgtcgttcaccccaaaacacaattcttaccccataggtggtcgaactacgttttgctctgattttcatcccagatgagatacgtaggcataagatgcgatgtcttagcgagcacactcctctttaacccataggtatctgagctacgaagactctgattctcagattcagatgagatacgtatgcagtggatgcgacgtccgtgcgagtcattttcttttgacccttctttttgtaagtagtacattagataaacatacacgcttttctcatcccttcaatcatgtttgcacaaataaattttcaaaaaaaaaacaacaacctttgcaaaaaatgtgaaaaggggtccctaggagtacctaggatgctttgggtgcctaataccttcccattgcataaccaaccccgttacccagatctatgacatttttactagtttttgattcgataaaacttttaggtttttgttcgctttctaaccattcctttggataaatagaagtgcggtggcgactcgacttgtatgatttaccttggtttagtcaatatctctaatggtaacgaataccccgctacagacCCGACACTTAACTTTCCCCtttaaaacatctaatgattcaaacaagttagatttATGTGCTACGAGGGAGAAAAGGAGTAGTTAGGACTTCATTGTCCTCTCAATTCCCAAGTACTCTGATTGTTGACCGTACTTAGTCGATGGTCagatacttgtctccctctaagttccaatgattagacttgccaaactattttcataattcaaatattttttttggatgaaaaataaTGGTTAGGATAACATTGTCCTTTCAACTCCCGAGTTCTTGAACTgttgactgtatctagccaagggtctgatgcttgtgtccgtacataaaatcaaccccgacaaatcaaatcatcttttgccttaAGGCATCCTTTTTAAAAACTTTCAGAAAGAACGTGTTATTTCCATTCTACCGTGAATGATGCTTAAGCCTCCATGggtgagcaagtaatgtttaactgctagagttTGATCCAAGCGCATCCACTTTACCGTAAACAAGCAAATACTTCTTGCTTCCGTGACAAAttatacaagcaagtgaacaaTAACATGTGAATGTTAATGTTGTTCAGTaaaaacaatcaaacaaatgTTCTGTTTGTGAGCCtaactacgaagctctgacttccttattgcacgtATGAGGATACTTAGGCGCAAATGCCCAAATCCTTGGAGAGCACACTAAATTAAAACTTATTCTCTCCCCATCTTATTATTTCATCTCATTCCCGATAGCAAGCAACATATagataaacaacatccatacgcctttgatacgagcaagtggttcccatggagtaccatggatgtgaggggtgctaatatcttccccttgcataaccgactttcgaatctgctcttggttgcgagaccatttctctcatttggggttttatcattattttccctttcctttgcaataaataaaatccggtggcgactctgtaaTTTTCGCGGCGCGACAAAACTGTTCTTTTTTTCCCGTTTGTATGCAATATTTAGATTTCGTTACTCTGATCTGTAACACTGGGCAAATGATTTTTTGGTCttattatttgttatttgttttaaATTTATTGACGTTGAAGGCATTTTTCCATAATCATGTTTTATGTTATGATACTTATTTGGTTGTTGAGTTACTTTATTTGATTTTTTTCCCGTAACAATGAGCCTATGTAAAGGTGAGTAAGTGATGTCAGGTGTTTAAATTACTGCATGTTTTATAAAACTCATGTTACGGAGTAGGTTTATGTTTTGTTTGAGTGACACCTTATGTGTGTAGTTGTTTTATATTTGCATTATTTCGCATTTTGGGCTTTAGGGTGTTACATTGCATACAGATTAGAAAGCAAACACATAGACTCCAATGCGAATGTGATTATCTAACTGCAACACCTTTTCAACAACAAGTTCAGTCAGTTCAGTTTCTCGATGGTTACAATATACATCAATTACAACTCTATCATACATCAAGATTCCATCTTTTTTGGTGCGCCATTGTATTCTGTGTAAATTCTGAGCTTTGGAGCATAACGAAGATATCTTACCAATTATAATAAATTTGTTTAAAATAACTTAGTTGCTTAATGTTACAAGAAAATAGTGTTTAACTATGATTTTAGCTTTGAAGAAATAGAAACACACATTGTATCAACGTAGATCACACTGGTTCCTCATATAACTACCATAGTCTGAATTCGACCCAACGAATTTAACACTGTAAATTTCAATGATGCAGTTGTCTAGAAGAAGAAAACAGTCAAACATAACATCATAAGCTTTCTAGAAGTGTATGACATGATTTTAATGGAAGATGTAGGATAAATTAATCTATAAGAACATAATAAAGTATAACCTGCACTCAAAAACTCCAGTATCCGAATTGCATCGGATATATTTCAATGATGCACTTGTCTGGAAGAAGAAAACAGTCAAACATAACAAGTGATAGTGTTATAAGCAGTCTTACATAAGTTGGCTCTTCTCAAACAAGTGGATCTATCCCTCCTCCTCTGAGTATTATTATTTCATCACAAGGATAAAAACAAACACCCCTCAGGCTTAAACACCAAAATAACTAAGAACAAAAGGtacatttttaaaaaataaacaaGTACGGAAAGAAAACCTTTTAGATTCTTTTCTAAAGTCCGACTATACTTCACACTGACAATGATAAGGCAATATGTATCTTTTGTAATAAAGTGTATGCACGCACTAGCTCTAGGAATATAATCATTAGCATAAACAAACATCTTAGTCTAAATAAGAAATTTGATAAGAGACAAAAAAATTGGTCTAGACAAAGATTGTGAAGATAACCCTAATAAGACTGTTATTTTTGAATTTGTTAAATTTAATCAAGAACTTACACTGTTAGTCGTTGTACATATGATAATTATGGatgatttttctttttaaaatattGAAATGAAAGACTTAGGTATCATGTTATTGTGGATTGTCTTAGATTTAAAGTTTTTACTCATGTTAGAGTGGTTAAATATTGCATGCTTTTGTATAATGATGTGAAAGAGAAGTCAAAGAGCATATGGTCTTCAAATAAGTAAATTGTTTCTTTTACCATAGGTTGATGGACATATGTATAAGATTTGAATTACATGTGCATATTTTTCATTACATTGATGAGTGGTAAGTGTTGAATAAGATATATATTGAGTTTAAATATGATTTCATATCACAATGGAAAAAGAATTGATAAGTTCTTAAAGGCATATGCTTCAAATAGTGGAGGATCGAAAAAGTTTATTGTGTACCTATTGATAAAGTAAGTGTTAATAATGTTGCATTTCCATATCTTATTAGAGGAAAAAGTGGTTGAATTAATGCATGTACAACAGTTATTGAGCACCTCATATGCATGAACTCCTCATTTAACAAAGTATGACCACTCAAATTACTATTCTTCTAACTAGATATGTGAGATCAATATTATTAGCACTTTCATTATCTACAATTATACAACAAAAGTTTTAATCCCCATTCTTTCAAGGATGTCTCTAAGCATTTACCAATTATTTATCCACTGTGATCCAAAATTAGATTAAAGCTCAATATTTTCTTATTTAACTCAAACACATGTCATTTAAATTTTGTACCGATATCCAACAATTGATGGTAAGAGAGACCATTTGTTTATTTGTAGACAACATGCTCTTCAATTTCTCTTTCTCATCATTATACAAAAATATGCAATCTTGAGCAACAATGACATGAATATGAACTTTAAATCTAGAATAATTCACACTAACAAAATAGCTAAATACTTCATTTTTAACATATTCAAAAACAAACTCATCCATAGTTATCATCTTTGTAAAAACTAATCGTGTCGATTTTTAACTaaattcaaaaaatttaaaaCTAATATTGCTATTAGGACCATCTTCACAACTTTTTATAAGACCAATTGTTTTTTCCTCTTATCAAATTATATATTTGGATTATTAGGATACTTCTTCATATGTTTGTTCATGATAGTGGTTCAATTCCTAGAACTACTGCATGCATAAATTTTGTCATAAAAGATATGTATAATCTTATCATTGTCTCTTGCGAAGGATAATCATACTTTAGAAATGGGTCTATTAGATTTTCTTTTTAGAACTTGTGTATCTTCTATAGATATATTTTATTGTGTTTCTAGTTGTGTTGTGTTTAAGCTCGAGGTGGTTGTTCTTTTCTTTGTGAGAAAAGAATGACACCTAAAGGAGACAAGGAATTCATTTGTTGGAGAAATTATCAAAATATTACCTTCCAATTATATAATATTGTGAATTTCATTATATACAAAAAGACATGTTTACATTGTTAGATTAcaaataaaatgcatcaaaataTATGTCACTAGAACAACCCGTTATAGCGTGTTTAAGACATTTGTTGTAGTTCATCCCTAGATCAGACCATCTAAACCGAAAAGCgtaaaaaataaattatttacagttagttgtACTATAAAGTAAACATATGGAACAAATGAGATAAACTTACTTTGGTGCGTAATGGAATGTGAAGTTGTTCACATTAACGGGGGAGAGTGACAACACTCTCGCAAACCCCATGCTTGGAGAAAAATAGCGCAAGAATAAAACGAACAAGTACCCTTTCGTGCGTTTTACACAAATAACTATATAGATGGGATAAAACAGTTTAACCCCAGTTAATATGCGATGAACTTTTATCTATCATTAACAAGGGCCCGTTATTGAAGatgagtacaataatctcgcatatcGTTAAATGATACAATTATACTCCCTCATACAtgaaggcatggatagctaggactAAGGATGTTGAACGAGTATTCATAAATTGAAAGGATTCGTACAAATAACTTCCACAATATCTGGTGGCACTTAAGCATTATGCTTCGAAAACTGTTGCAATTTTGGAGACCTTGTCGGCATATACCCCAAACAGGACTCATGTTActggaaatggaatattccaccgaCTCTTCTAGGCGTATGAACCATGCATCAAATGTTTTGCATTatgtaaacctattatacaaattgatgtAACATGGTTGTACATGAAATACAAAGGAACACTACTCATGGaagtggcacaagatggcaacatCAACATTTTTCCAATCACCTTCGCTCTggttgaaggggagactgctggTGGATGGAGTTTTTTCTAAAAAATCTCTGATTACACATTGGTCTTCAGCCTAACTTATGCTTGATCTCAGATAGATATCTATCTATTGAGAGTGCTTATAAAAACCTTGATAGTGACTGGCAAGATCCTCCTTTTATGCATGTCAACAACATTAGACACGTCACTCAAAATTtcatgcgggagatcaaagacaagaCGCTACGAAAGAAGATTATGAATGCAGGGTATGCATTAACAGAACATCCCTTCAAACACTATCGGGAAGAGATCAGATTGACAAATGCAGATGCATTaaggtggatcgataatattccattggagaagtggaccaGGGCATTCGACAATGGTCAATGATGGGGacacatgacaacaaatcttatggaatcaatgaactatgtcttcaaaggcatccaAAACCTACCGATAACCGCTTTGGTGAgagcaacctattttaggttAGAGTCACTATTTGAGATCAAACGCttaaaatggagttcagtgttacaatcAGGGCAGTTGTTTAGTGAAACTTCAATGAAATTCGTTAAGGAGGAAGTTtccaaagctaacacacatgtggtcacaATGTTTGACTATTGTAAAGATTGATTTAGTGTAGATGAGGAAATCgaccacaatgaggggaggcCAAGGGGATACTATCGAGTCGAACTAGATAAATGTTGGTGCAATTGTGAAAAGTTCCAAGCCTTCCGCATGCGTTGTTCACATGTCATAGCGACATGTTCAAAGGCTCGACAAGACCCTTCCAACTTACTATCTGCCATTTATAAAGTCACAAACTTATGCACTGCGTACAACAATAACTTTCCCGTGGTAACAAAGGAAGATTATTGACATGCATATTAAGGGGAGATAGTTTTACACAATAAAATTATacaaagaaagaaaaaggatCGCCCTAAAATATATGTGCATTAAGCTATGTAAGAATACTTAAACCCTAAACATATACATTAATAAAGATGTATTAAAAACTAACATGACAATATCATATTATAATACAATTATTTGAAAATATACCATTCTATAATAAGATATCCGTGTAAAAAATTTATTAACAATATACACAAATTAATATCTATGATAATTTTGATATAAATATACTTGTTAAAAAAATACTATAAAAATAACCATATGTTTGTAGAAATGTTTAATGAGAAGTTTTATATATGACTTTTTATTCAGGCTATTCATTGGGTATTATAGACTACTTGTTATTCCTTCTCATGCAAAGCAAAATTATTCCGGTACCATAATCAATGAGATTATTATAAATGACAATATGTAATAGTTAAAAAACATTGAAGgattaataattaaaaatatatagAAATATTCCTAAAGAATCAATATATTTACAATcttaattattaaaaattaaaattaaaattgataTCCACTATTTATTGTCTTATCACATCTAAACTCGGTATTCTAATTTATCACTCACACATAAAGGATTTTGTTTATCTAATATTTGACGACCAATCTTCTTTAAATCCACCTTGCATGCATGTTCTTCAGGATATCTATGCATTTTACAAAATACATTTCCACAACGACAATTAAATCCTAATAGTCCCACTTTTTTGTTGCAACTCTTGCACCTATTTTTCTCTGTCTTTATGTTTTGATTGTCGGTAAGAGAAGTAGCTGCCATAGCCTCACAGATACTATCAGTATTAGGGGTCATTGAAGAACAAGAAGATGTTGATTCAAAAACAAAGCTTTCATCATTTGACTTTTCAATGTTTTCTTTGAGATAATCATTGTAACACTTTGAGCAGAGATTGTTGTTTGAAGAAGAACCGTAGAAACCACAACCATTGACACAAAGCAATGGAACCATGTTTCACTTAAGAAAAATAGATGTTTGCAAATTCGGAGAAAGGGAGAGTTTTGTGGAGAAAAGATTCAAGCTTGAAAGTTTTGAATGATGGATTAGGTTGTGTTCATTTATAGGATATAATTGCTAGATGATTGTAACTAATAATACCATATTTTAGGAAACTATCTGCCAAAAAATTAGGAAAGAATTAAATAAGTGTAGATTTAATTTTTGAGAAAAATATGCAAGATCTAATATAGTCtctcaaaaaaataaaaataatttcTAGGTTTTGAAGAAAATAATCGGGACTTAGTCCCTaatttatttgcattttatttgatttattaaaaaaatttaattaaataaaatgaaGATAAAATAGTGATTATTTAATAGTTTTATAAAAGGTAAATAAATACGGAAggaaataaatattttttttattaaacgACATAAATGTCCTAAAAGAACtagttttttttaaataaaatattaattttggTATATCCTAATCTTATGTAAATTCTGGATAGGACTAgttatatattatttttgttttgttaaATTAATgattatttatgtttttaattatttgttaTATTAAACTCTTAAAATTAAACTTTTGATTTAGAAAATGTTAAAATCTCTTTTGAAATGATCTAAAATAACTTCATTTATAACTACCATTATTGTTACCACTTTGCAGAATATTTAGGTCCTAAACGAATTCTAAGAATTTgacatttataaaattaatttttatataaataatttaaatatatttattttttagACTTTCTAAGATGTAAAATCATTTATTAAATTATCATAATCGATTTCTTATCAAATTTCTTTTTCAATGGATAGTAAAGTCAATCATTTAATCTTTGTTAAGGCATTGTTCATCTTAGATAGGATTTTatcaattttaatttcaaaaaatacaaCTAACCTTTTAATTGTTCTAGAGCAACATTATGAACAATCACctatattttcatatttatttttttcgtttgTTTGTGGTCAAGATTTTTAACATTTTAGATTTGAGAAATAAATATGTGGATTTTATAGAGAAGAAAGAGAGGAACTCATAGGAAGGTAGGGATGACAATGAGTAGGGGATACTATAGTATCCAAGCCCATACCCGCTAGCATATCAACGTTAGTACTCGTACCTAGGGATGTACATGAGTTGGATAAAAACTCACTAAATTCGGCCAAACTCATTCAAAATGATCCAAAAAAGAGGATTTGAATGGGTAATTCGGTTAATATGATCTTGgaaaatgaaaaattgttcaaaaTAATTGGATTTCAGGTAAACACAGACCCAACCCATAAAATCCACTCAATCCATAAAGTTTACCATTAACTATTAactatttttgtttttttatgtctctTATAATGAATTGATATATGAActaatatttatatttttatcaTTGTAATTTTGTTGAAGATATTAATGTTGAAGTCAAAACTTCCTTTTTGAATTATGAAGGATATTTTAACATTGTTATTGTCTCTTTTTTGTATTTTGATGAATGATGACTTTGATGTATTCATACTTGATTGCTTCAATTTTAGGCTCTTAATTTATGAGCCATGCATTTTAATTATTTAGGATATTACACTTTGATTATTTTGATTTTAATACTAGTAAGTTTTTAGTAATTTACGTAATTCTAGTTCTAGGTATTATCAGAGGTGGATCCAGACATTATATATTGATGTGGCTAAATATGAAAAAAAGTATGAAGTAAATTATATTCAGAATAAGAAATAATATTGTTTAATAAAGTACATTTACAATGAAAATTGTCTACTATCCATTTCTTGAAAATGAACTAAAAATAACATCATTGTTAATTGTTCCAAGACCATCTTTTTCTATAAAAGTTACAAGACGATCATTTAACCATTGATCACTCATTTTGTTACATAGTTGACTCTTCACAAACTTCATAGCTGAAAAATTACGTTTCACACTTGTAGTTGCTACCGGTAAGACTAAAGTCAAATTCAGAAACTTATAAACCATATCGAATGTGTTGCACTTATTTGTTTCCACAAGTTTTACACAAATATCTAAAATTCCTTTTAAATTTGCAAATTTTAGGTCACATAGAACATTTCTAACATAATTTTGAAGTTGATTTCGCACCATAACTTTTGACACATTTACAAAATCATTTGGATAAAACTCAACCATCCTTAATAATGTTTTCACATCAAAAGTTGCAAATGACGATGAGGGACTCAAACATGAAACACGTTGTAAAAGTTCAGTATTCTCTTCATCAAACCTAGCATTAAGCTCATGTAATTGCAAATCTAAAACACTAAACAAACAATCATGCCTATAATGATTCAAATTAGAAACACTAGAAGTTGTAGCATGTCGTCTAGGTTTCTTCCCTTGCACATATGGTGCCTCCATATCAGGCACATAAATATCATGCTTATTACAAATTTCCATAATCTTAGATATAAGTTCTTCTCATCCATCATTCTTTATTTCTTGTAATTCTTGTTTGGTAGCATTGACAAGTGATAAAGCGTTCAAAATATCTTGATCACACTTTTGAAGCATTACACTCAAATAATTTATAAATCCTAAAAATCTCAACCATCATATATAACATGAAGATAAAATCAAAAGAATGAAGCACATCTAACAAAAGCATAGTTTCACCATATACTCACTTTACATTTGATTTTCAACCACCCATTAATAAATGCAACCAAGCCAAGTGAAAAAATTGGAGAAATAAAATTAAAGATTGATAAATATGAGAGGAAGAGACAAGCATGAGAGATGGtgtgagagaaagagagagaaatgtgagttaatcatattttttataaattattcTAATAAACATGtatttttatatataatataaaaaaattaattattcTAATAATAATCATTAGtgtatatatataatatataaaatatttaaaaaaactaGTGTGACTATAGCCACACCCTGCCATCACCTGGATCCGTCCATGGGTACTACCGTAATACAAATTTGATTTTTGCAAATActtttattataaattttatATAATGTTTAGACATTTGATGTTAAAAGAATAACGTTAATACGGTTAAAGTATTTTTCAAGAAAAAAAATAATTGGAGCATTTTTTGAAAAAGAATGTCAAATTATTTATAATTATCCAATAAAACAAGGAAAAGAATTGGGCGACCCACTACCAAACCCAATGGTTTTATCCAAACCGACCCAATGATATTGTGGGTGGTTATTTTATTTCACCAAATTCAATATAGTCTATGTGGTATGAATTTTGACTTTGGCCAAATCC encodes:
- the LOC127132263 gene encoding zinc finger A20 and AN1 domain-containing stress-associated protein 6-like, translated to MVPLLCVNGCGFYGSSSNNNLCSKCYNDYLKENIEKSNDESFVFESTSSCSSMTPNTDSICEAMAATSLTDNQNIKTEKNRCKSCNKKVGLLGFNCRCGNVFCKMHRYPEEHACKVDLKKIGRQILDKQNPLCVSDKLEYRV